Genomic segment of Rhodocaloribacter litoris:
ACGCCCGTTTCTCCCACAAGGGCCGCACCTGGCAGTCGAGCGGGGTGATCTTCATGTCCCACCCGGCTGACCCGCTGGTCTATCTCATCGGCGGCATGGCCGTGGATTTCGGCACGTATCGCTTCACGGACCCCGACACCGGGACCCTCATGGCCGAAGTGGTGCGGGCCCCCGGCAGTCCGTTCGATCCGAGCACCTACACCGTCACAACGAACAACCTGCCCAACGGGGGGCGTTTCCTGAACGGTCTCGCGCTCGACTTCCGGGCCTCGGTCAACGAGGTGATGGACCAGTTCCAGGTGGCCCGTGAGGTCGGCCCCATGCGCTTCGTGGCCGGCGGCTTCTTCGCCTACGCCGACCTGGTGCAGACGAACAGCTTCGGCAGCCTGGTGACGAACACGTTCGTGCCCCGGCCGCAGGCGCTGACCGTCACGTACACGGCCCTCGATGGGACGACCTATCAGGTGACCGAGCCGCATGGCTTCTGGAACACGACCCTGAGCGAAACGCGCAACGACGCCTCGCAGCTGACCCTGGCCGGCTTCTTCAACCACAGCTGGGAGCTCTCCGACCGGTTCAACCTCGACTACGGCTTCCGCCTCGAGCGGGTGCGCAACGAGGGTACCAACTCCATCGCGTCCCTGGTGCGCCCGCCCGTGGGCACCGCGGGCGGACGTGACGGCAGCCCGCTCACCCTCTACGACAACGCCACCGTCACGTTCGAGGACTTTTCCTACGACGCCACCGTCACCACCTTCTCCTTCTCGGGCGGGCTCAACTACGAACTCACGAACCGCCTGGCCATCTACGGGCGCTTCTCGCGGGGCAACAAGGCGCCCGACCTGATCCTCTACAACGACATCGACACCCAGTTCGAGGCCGAAACGCTGGAGCCTATCACACAGAAGATTACCCAGGTCGAGGGGGGGCTGAAGTATCGCTCGCCCCGGATGACACTCATCGCAACGCCCTTCTACAGCTTCCTCGACGACTTCGCCATCAGCACACCCTTTCAGAACGAAGACGGAACGTTCTACACACCGCCGACCCTGTTCAACGCCATCGAGACCTATGGCGTCGAGGTCGAGTTCGACGCGGACCTGTCCCACGGCTTCGGTCTCCGCGCGGTGACGACGCTCCAGAACTCGACGGCCACGCGGTGGAAGCTGAACGTCGCCAACAACCCCGGGCCGGCAGACGACCAGGTACTGGACTTCTCCGGCGGCAAGGCTGAGAACGCCGCCGACGTCATGTTCACGCTGACGCCGCGGTTCCAGCGAGGCCGGTTCTCTTCCTTCGCCACGATCCGGTACATGGGAGCGCGCCCGGCCAACGTGCCCCGCGCCTTCGACCTGCCCGCCTTCACGACGGTGGACCTGGGCGTCGACGTCGACGTGACACCGCGCGTGCATCTGGGGGCGTCGGTGAGCAACCTTTTCGATACGGCCGGCATCATGAGCTGGACGCCGCCGGGGCTGCTCATCGGCCGCCAGACGTTCACGCCGGAACAGGTGGCCGCCAACCCGGACGCCACCTTCGGCGTGGTACCCGTGCAACCGCGGTCGTTCTTCGTCTCGCTCCGGTACGACTTCTGACGGAGATCCCCGCCCGTGTATCGCGCCCGCGCCTCGGAGGCGTTTTCTCCCCACACAACCCCCATCGCGCCATGCTCCGTCGCCTGCTTCCCTTCCTGCTCCTGATCGGCTCCGTACCCGCGCTCGCCCAGACGCCGGCCGGCAACCTCGAACAGGGCTTCCGGAACCCGCCCGAGGCCGCCAGACCCCGCGTCTGGTGGCACTGGATGAACGGCAACGTCACCCGTGAGGGCATCACAGCCGACCTCGAATGGATGAAACGGGCCGGCATCGGCGGCTTCCAGCAGTTCGACGTCGACCTGGGCAACTTCCTGGCAGGCGAGTTCTCCCTGCCGACGTACGTCGAGGAGCGGGTCGTGTACCGCACGCCGGCCTGGCAGGAGCTCCTCCGCCATGCGGCGGCCGAGGCGAAGCGGCTGGGGCTGGAGATGACGATGCACAGCTCGGCCGGCTGGAGCGAGACGGGCGGCCCCTGGGTGCGGCCCGAGCAGGCCATGAAAAAGGTGGTGTGGAGCGACACGATCCTGACGGGGGGACGGCACTTCACGGGGCGGCTTCCCCACCCGCCCACCGTGACGGGCCCCTTCCACGACCTGCCCCGCCTCTCGCCCCTCAGTGCCATCACGGGGGCGGAAGCGCTGCCCACGTACTATGAGGACGTGGCCGTCCTCGCCTACCGGAACCCCGTGCCCGGCACGGCCCCGCGCCCGCGCCTCGAAGCCGCCACGCCGGACCTGGACCTCTCGCGCCTTGCGGACGGCAACCTGCTGGACCCGGTGGCGCTCCCGTTCGAGGAGGGGGGCCATGCCTGGATCCGGCTCACCTACGACCAGCCGGTGACGGTCTATGCCCTCACGCTCGTCATGCCGGAGGGCTTTCCGCCCGGCCTGATCCAGGCCAGCCAGGACGGGATCACCTTCACGACGATCGCCGCCTTCCCGGGGCAGACCGGCTACGTACTGAGCCACCTGCCGGTGCAGACCTTCGCCTTTGCGCCCACCACCGCACGCACCTTCCGCGTCGTCTTCACGGGCCTGCCGCCGACGAGCCCCTTCGCCCAGTTCCTGGGAGCCGGCCCCCGCACGGCCCATGCCGTCGCCGAGCTGACGCTGCACACGACCCCCCGGGCGCACCGCTGGGAGGCCAAAGCCGGCTATGACATCCTGTTCGACTACGAGCCTCTGGCGACGCCGCCCGTGCCGGCCGGCGTCACCATCGATCCGGCGGGGATCGTGGACCTGACGACGCGGATGCGGCCGGACGGCACGCTCGACTGGGAGGTGCCCGAGGGCGAATGGGTCGTCCTGCGCCTGGGCGCCTCGCTGACCGGCGCCACGAACAACCCGGCACCGCCCGAGGGCCGAGGGCTGGAGGTGGACAAGCTCAGCGCCGAGGCCGTCCGCGCCTACATCCGCGACTACATGGCCCCGGTCGAAGATGCACTCGGCGACCTGGTGGGCGAGGCGTTGCAATACCTTCTGATCGACAGCTGGGAGGCCGGCCTGCAGAACTGGACCCCGGCCCTCCTCGCCGCGTTCGAGGCGCGGCGAGGGTATGACCCGAGGCCCTACCTGCCGGCCCTCACCGGCCGCATCGTGGGCAGCGCCGAGATCACCGACCGCTTCCTCTACGACTACCGCCTCACCATCGCCGACCTGCTCGCAGAGAACCACTACGGCGTCATCGACGCCTACCTGGCCGAGCGGGGCATGAGCACGTACGGCGAGGCCGCTGGCGCCAACAACGCCATGTTCCAGGACGCCCTGCGCAACAAGGGGATCATCGACATCCCCATGGGCGAGTTCTGGACGCTCCCGGCCGGCGAGACGCGCTACCGGCCCGAGCACATCACCGACATCCGGGAGGCGGCCTCGGCCGCCCACATCCACGGTGTGCCCATCGTCGCCGCCGAATCCTTCACGACGATGGCGCCGGGATGGAGCGAGCCGCCCTCCGCCCTCAAGCCGCTCGGCGACCATTACCTGGCCCGTGGCGTCACCCGGTTTGTCCTCCACACCTCGGTGCACCAGCCGCTGCCCACGCCGCCCGGCTTCACGCTGTTCGTCTTCGGCCAGCACATCAACCGGCACACCACCTGGGCCGAGATGGCCGGCGGCTGGCTGACCTACCTGGCCCGGGCCTCCTACCTGCTCCAGCAGGGCCGCCACGTGGCCGACCTGGCCTACTTCATCGGCGAGGGCATCCCCGCCACGGTGTTCTACGGCGAGGATACCACGCCCGACCCCGAGCCGCCCGAGGGCTACGCCTACGACTACCTCAACGCAGACGTGCTCCTGCGCAGCCGCGTCGAGGATGGGATGCTGGTGCTGCCGAGCGGGATGCGCTACCGGGTGCTGGTCCTTCCGCACCGCGTCGACGGTGTTTCGCCGGCCGTGATGCGGCACCTGCGCGACCTCGTCGCCGCCGGGGCCACGGTCGTCGGCGCACCGCCCCGGGGGACCCTCGGCCTGACGGGCTACCCCGCCGCCGATGCCGAGGTCCGCGCCCTCACCGCCGAGGTCTGGGGCGATACCGACGGGCGCGTCATCACCGAGCACGCCTACGGGCAGGGCCGCGTCTACTGGGGCACTCCGCTGGAGGAGGTGCTGGCCGCGATGGACATCGCCCCGGACGTCGAGACGACGCGTCCCCACTTCGACACTCGCATCGACTGGATCCACCGGCAGACCGACGACGGGACCGACCTCTACTTTGTCTCGAACCAGACAGGCCGCGCCCTGCAGCTGGAGGCCCGCTTCCGCGTCGCCGGCCGCGAGGCCGAGGTCTGGGACCCCGTTACGGCGACCATCACCCCGGCCTCGTACATCATCGAGGACGGCCGCACAACGGTTCCGCTTGACCTGGAGCCCTACGAGTCCGTTTTTGTCGTATTCCGACGGCCCACCGACCGGCCGTCCCGTTCCGTCCCTGCCCTCGTCCGGGAGACGCTGATGACGCTCGAAGGCCCGTGGACCGTCTCGTTCCAGGAGAACCGCGGGGCGCCCGATGCGATCCGCATGGACCGG
This window contains:
- a CDS encoding TonB-dependent receptor — protein: MKTLYTSCSLLTLLIALAVPVASAQSTGTITGTVTDARGNALPGAQVIVAGTSLGTVTGIDGRYALDGVPAGEHTVEVRFVGYQTGEATVSVEAGGRIRLDFALEEEVLRFDELIVTGTFDRRSAQEASVAITTLTPQVLEQTVPVSSADVLKNVPGVFVNSALGEIRNIVYSRGVSANTVDADRGYYYVSMQEDGLPVTTLTGGNYGPDYYLRHDLTVTRVEAVRGGSASITSANAPGGVFNYLSRTGAGTFGGAVSTRNGLQGGDNPFVRFDATLGGPLSEKVTFNVGGFYRYDEGARDAGYPMNQGGQLKGNLTYGLENGFLRFYAKYLHDTNGWFEFIPAVNFSDPTFAQGFDAASSVLFEPMAVPVYSTRRNETLTLDPSKLVNSREQMIQFQLVQFLDGWEIDNNARFSHKGRTWQSSGVIFMSHPADPLVYLIGGMAVDFGTYRFTDPDTGTLMAEVVRAPGSPFDPSTYTVTTNNLPNGGRFLNGLALDFRASVNEVMDQFQVAREVGPMRFVAGGFFAYADLVQTNSFGSLVTNTFVPRPQALTVTYTALDGTTYQVTEPHGFWNTTLSETRNDASQLTLAGFFNHSWELSDRFNLDYGFRLERVRNEGTNSIASLVRPPVGTAGGRDGSPLTLYDNATVTFEDFSYDATVTTFSFSGGLNYELTNRLAIYGRFSRGNKAPDLILYNDIDTQFEAETLEPITQKITQVEGGLKYRSPRMTLIATPFYSFLDDFAISTPFQNEDGTFYTPPTLFNAIETYGVEVEFDADLSHGFGLRAVTTLQNSTATRWKLNVANNPGPADDQVLDFSGGKAENAADVMFTLTPRFQRGRFSSFATIRYMGARPANVPRAFDLPAFTTVDLGVDVDVTPRVHLGASVSNLFDTAGIMSWTPPGLLIGRQTFTPEQVAANPDATFGVVPVQPRSFFVSLRYDF
- a CDS encoding glycosyl hydrolase, with the translated sequence MLRRLLPFLLLIGSVPALAQTPAGNLEQGFRNPPEAARPRVWWHWMNGNVTREGITADLEWMKRAGIGGFQQFDVDLGNFLAGEFSLPTYVEERVVYRTPAWQELLRHAAAEAKRLGLEMTMHSSAGWSETGGPWVRPEQAMKKVVWSDTILTGGRHFTGRLPHPPTVTGPFHDLPRLSPLSAITGAEALPTYYEDVAVLAYRNPVPGTAPRPRLEAATPDLDLSRLADGNLLDPVALPFEEGGHAWIRLTYDQPVTVYALTLVMPEGFPPGLIQASQDGITFTTIAAFPGQTGYVLSHLPVQTFAFAPTTARTFRVVFTGLPPTSPFAQFLGAGPRTAHAVAELTLHTTPRAHRWEAKAGYDILFDYEPLATPPVPAGVTIDPAGIVDLTTRMRPDGTLDWEVPEGEWVVLRLGASLTGATNNPAPPEGRGLEVDKLSAEAVRAYIRDYMAPVEDALGDLVGEALQYLLIDSWEAGLQNWTPALLAAFEARRGYDPRPYLPALTGRIVGSAEITDRFLYDYRLTIADLLAENHYGVIDAYLAERGMSTYGEAAGANNAMFQDALRNKGIIDIPMGEFWTLPAGETRYRPEHITDIREAASAAHIHGVPIVAAESFTTMAPGWSEPPSALKPLGDHYLARGVTRFVLHTSVHQPLPTPPGFTLFVFGQHINRHTTWAEMAGGWLTYLARASYLLQQGRHVADLAYFIGEGIPATVFYGEDTTPDPEPPEGYAYDYLNADVLLRSRVEDGMLVLPSGMRYRVLVLPHRVDGVSPAVMRHLRDLVAAGATVVGAPPRGTLGLTGYPAADAEVRALTAEVWGDTDGRVITEHAYGQGRVYWGTPLEEVLAAMDIAPDVETTRPHFDTRIDWIHRQTDDGTDLYFVSNQTGRALQLEARFRVAGREAEVWDPVTATITPASYIIEDGRTTVPLDLEPYESVFVVFRRPTDRPSRSVPALVRETLMTLEGPWTVSFQENRGAPDAIRMDRLASWTEHDDPGVKYFSGVGTYTKTIEVPAAWLAGGARLELDLGDVREVARVRVNGDTLGVAWTPPFRVDVTGALRPGRNEITIEVANLWTNRLVGEALGRVEPITFTTYPGYVAGSPLLGPAGLEGQLRPAGLLGPVTLHRIAPRPAN